Proteins from one Mucilaginibacter jinjuensis genomic window:
- a CDS encoding PhzF family phenazine biosynthesis protein, protein MKTLDYYVVDVFTDTRYKGNQLSVVYADEELELNQYHDISREFGYSETSFVHYSSAENVFKVRSFTQAKHEVVGAGHNLLGAVCLALLKGWDIFKGHGSEPYVLIKDDKIPLQITDQAGLPYVGMKQSPAEVVKTVDAEIIAEAIGLTAADLNLNGWNINIVKTEVAHLMVPIKNKTLLEKAVSHKNLLKAASAEFGFEGCYLFTTNDIDAEYIAEARFFNPSIGIDEDPATGTAAGPLAGYLEQLGYICKDHDCRILQGEYVNQPSVIHVNVTDGGVWVSGSSVIVMEGKLYL, encoded by the coding sequence ATGAAAACATTAGATTATTACGTAGTAGATGTATTTACCGATACCCGGTATAAAGGCAACCAGCTTTCGGTTGTGTATGCTGATGAGGAATTGGAACTTAACCAATACCATGATATTTCCCGTGAGTTCGGGTATTCAGAAACCTCATTTGTACATTATTCATCAGCAGAAAATGTTTTTAAAGTGCGCTCATTTACCCAGGCTAAACACGAGGTTGTAGGGGCAGGCCACAACCTGCTGGGGGCTGTGTGTCTTGCTTTGCTTAAAGGCTGGGATATTTTTAAGGGGCATGGTAGCGAGCCCTATGTTTTGATAAAGGACGATAAAATCCCTTTACAAATTACCGATCAAGCTGGCCTGCCCTATGTTGGCATGAAGCAAAGCCCGGCCGAAGTTGTGAAAACAGTAGATGCTGAAATTATTGCCGAAGCGATAGGATTAACTGCTGCCGATCTTAACCTCAATGGCTGGAACATCAACATCGTGAAAACCGAAGTTGCACATTTGATGGTGCCAATAAAGAATAAAACGTTGTTAGAAAAAGCTGTTTCCCATAAAAATTTGCTGAAAGCAGCATCGGCAGAATTTGGCTTTGAAGGCTGTTATTTATTTACTACTAATGATATTGATGCTGAATATATTGCTGAAGCCCGTTTTTTTAACCCCAGTATCGGTATTGATGAAGACCCGGCCACGGGCACAGCAGCCGGTCCGCTGGCGGGCTATTTAGAGCAATTGGGTTATATCTGCAAAGATCATGATTGCCGGATATTGCAGGGCGAATATGTAAATCAGCCATCGGTTATTCACGTAAATGTAACGGATGGTGGCGTTTGGGTAAGCGGTTCATCGGTAATTGTAATGGAAGGGAAACTTTATTTATAA
- a CDS encoding winged helix-turn-helix transcriptional regulator, translating into MQEPTCEQELNAIRDSLEILGGKWKLRIMRHLNNHINETNTFKKIQREVEGISAKMLSKELQDLETNLLLTRTVQNTRPVTVSYAITEYGKSVFPVTETLVQWGLNHRRKVSS; encoded by the coding sequence ATGCAAGAACCAACCTGCGAACAAGAGTTAAATGCCATACGTGACAGCCTCGAAATTTTAGGTGGCAAATGGAAGCTGAGGATCATGCGCCATCTGAATAATCATATCAACGAAACAAACACGTTCAAAAAGATCCAACGCGAAGTAGAGGGTATATCAGCCAAAATGCTTTCGAAAGAATTACAGGACCTGGAAACCAACCTGCTTTTAACAAGGACAGTACAAAACACCCGCCCCGTTACCGTAAGCTACGCCATAACCGAATATGGCAAAAGCGTTTTTCCCGTCACAGAAACATTAGTGCAATGGGGCTTAAATCATCGGAGAAAAGTGAGTAGTTGA
- a CDS encoding HAD family hydrolase, with amino-acid sequence MSKYTAFLFDMNGTMINDMHFHELAWYNILVDELNAPLTQEQVKLQMYGKNEELFERVFGPGKFTDEEVHAIAVRKELKYQEDFLPHLKLIDGLDTFLQQAKANDIKLAIGTAAITINVDYVLDNLKIRDLFPVIIGAEDVAISKPNPDVFLKAAEALGIAPENCVVFEDSPKGIEAARRAGMKAVAITSFHTAEELANENVLCAVNDYNDPALKALFA; translated from the coding sequence ATGTCAAAATACACAGCTTTTCTCTTCGACATGAATGGCACCATGATTAACGATATGCATTTCCATGAACTGGCCTGGTACAATATTTTAGTTGACGAATTAAACGCCCCGCTTACCCAGGAGCAGGTAAAATTGCAGATGTACGGCAAAAACGAAGAGCTTTTTGAGCGCGTTTTCGGGCCAGGTAAATTCACCGATGAAGAAGTACATGCTATTGCGGTACGGAAAGAGCTAAAATACCAGGAAGATTTCCTTCCCCACCTAAAACTGATTGACGGCCTCGACACCTTTTTACAACAAGCTAAAGCAAACGACATTAAACTGGCTATTGGCACAGCCGCTATTACCATTAATGTTGATTACGTGCTGGATAACCTGAAGATAAGGGACCTTTTTCCGGTTATTATCGGTGCCGAAGATGTAGCCATCAGCAAACCCAACCCCGATGTATTTTTAAAAGCCGCCGAAGCCCTCGGCATAGCGCCCGAAAATTGTGTAGTGTTTGAAGATTCGCCCAAAGGCATTGAAGCCGCCCGCCGCGCCGGTATGAAGGCCGTTGCCATTACCTCATTCCACACCGCAGAAGAATTAGCTAATGAGAATGTATTGTGCGCGGTTAATGATTATAACGATCCGGCTTTGAAAGCTTTGTTTGCTTAG
- a CDS encoding HAD family hydrolase: MSKQIAFIFDMNGTMINDMHFHEQAWYNILVGELNTPLTQEQIKLQLYGKNEELIKRVFGADKFNLEEINAIILRKTLKYQEDFLPHLKLIDGLDTFLEKAKANDIKLAIGTAAITLNVDYVLDNLKIRDLFPVIISAEDVAISKPNPDVFLKAAEALGIAPENCVVFEDSPKGIEAARRAGMKAVAITSFHTAEELANDNVLCAVNDYNDEALKQLFV; the protein is encoded by the coding sequence ATGTCAAAACAAATAGCTTTTATCTTCGACATGAATGGCACCATGATCAACGATATGCACTTTCATGAACAGGCCTGGTACAACATATTGGTGGGCGAATTAAACACACCGCTTACGCAAGAACAGATAAAACTGCAGTTGTATGGCAAAAACGAAGAGCTTATTAAACGTGTTTTCGGTGCAGACAAGTTTAATTTAGAAGAGATCAATGCCATTATTTTAAGGAAAACACTCAAATATCAGGAAGACTTCCTCCCCCACTTAAAACTGATTGACGGTCTCGATACCTTTTTAGAAAAAGCTAAAGCAAACGATATTAAATTGGCCATTGGCACAGCAGCTATTACCCTTAATGTTGATTACGTGCTGGATAACCTGAAGATAAGGGACCTTTTCCCGGTTATAATCAGCGCCGAAGATGTGGCCATCAGCAAACCCAACCCCGATGTATTTTTAAAAGCAGCCGAAGCCCTTGGCATAGCGCCCGAAAATTGTGTAGTATTTGAAGATTCGCCCAAAGGCATTGAAGCCGCCCGCCGAGCGGGGATGAAAGCCGTTGCCATTACATCCTTCCATACCGCAGAAGAATTAGCCAATGACAATGTTTTGTGCGCAGTTAATGATTATAATGATGAGGCGTTAAAGCAATTGTTTGTTTAA
- the hemW gene encoding radical SAM family heme chaperone HemW: protein MAGIYIHIPFCKQACYYCDFHFSTSLKYKADMLDAIIREIALQKTYLGGDSIETIYFGGGTPSLLESGEINQIIDTLGQYYSISSDAEITLEANPDDLDQQKVQALRATPINRFSIGIQSFYDEDLFWMNRAHRSTEAEASVKRAQDAGFENITVDLIFGYPLLTDTKWKQNIDKVFALNVPHVSAYSMTVEPQTALASFIKKKVYAPLNEQQSAEQFLVLADAMQAKGFEHYEISNYAKPGHYSRHNTNYWRGVKYLGLGPSAHSYNGEARQWNVANNTKYIASILRKEIPAEVELLTESNRLNEYVMTSLRTIWGLDLDHLETIAAGAKTELLKSANEFLEREWIKQIDNKLLLTREGQLYADTIAAELFF from the coding sequence ATGGCCGGTATTTACATCCACATCCCTTTTTGCAAGCAAGCTTGTTACTACTGCGATTTCCATTTCAGCACTTCGCTAAAGTATAAGGCCGATATGCTGGATGCCATTATCCGCGAAATTGCCCTGCAAAAAACTTACCTGGGCGGCGATAGTATCGAAACCATTTATTTTGGCGGCGGCACGCCATCATTGTTAGAATCTGGCGAAATTAACCAGATCATCGATACACTCGGCCAATATTACAGCATTAGCTCTGATGCCGAAATTACGCTCGAAGCCAACCCGGATGACCTGGACCAGCAAAAGGTACAGGCATTACGCGCTACGCCTATCAATCGTTTCAGTATCGGTATCCAGTCATTTTATGATGAGGATTTGTTTTGGATGAACCGCGCCCACCGCAGCACCGAAGCCGAAGCATCGGTAAAACGTGCACAGGATGCAGGTTTCGAAAATATTACTGTCGACCTGATATTCGGCTATCCCCTGCTTACTGATACCAAGTGGAAACAAAATATCGATAAAGTATTCGCACTAAATGTGCCACATGTTTCGGCCTACTCCATGACGGTTGAACCGCAGACTGCCCTCGCTTCCTTCATCAAAAAGAAGGTATACGCCCCGCTCAATGAGCAGCAAAGCGCCGAGCAATTTTTGGTACTGGCCGATGCCATGCAAGCCAAAGGTTTCGAGCATTACGAAATTTCTAACTATGCCAAACCAGGTCATTACTCGCGCCACAACACCAATTACTGGCGTGGTGTAAAGTACCTTGGGCTTGGCCCGTCTGCCCACTCCTACAACGGCGAAGCCCGTCAATGGAACGTGGCCAACAACACCAAATACATTGCTTCGATATTAAGAAAAGAAATCCCTGCCGAGGTTGAATTATTAACCGAAAGCAACCGCCTCAACGAGTACGTAATGACCTCCCTCCGCACGATATGGGGTCTGGATCTCGACCATTTAGAAACCATAGCCGCCGGTGCCAAAACCGAGTTACTAAAATCAGCCAACGAGTTTTTAGAGCGCGAGTGGATAAAGCAGATTGATAACAAATTACTCCTTACCCGCGAAGGGCAATTGTATGCAGATACGATTGCGGCAGAGTTGTTTTTTTAG
- a CDS encoding fasciclin domain-containing protein encodes MKKLIFAAFALAAIAFAPNTFAQTKMVGGAAMYPTKNIIENAVNSKDHTTLVAAVKAAGLVETLEGDGPFTVFAPTNEAFDKLPAGTVPTLLKPENKAMLTKVLTYHVVAGRLSAADLMAKVKAGMGKAELTTVSGGKLWVMQDGKKLYLVDEKGGKSWITIADVFQKNGVIHVVNTVLMPN; translated from the coding sequence ATGAAAAAACTAATTTTTGCGGCCTTTGCTTTAGCAGCTATTGCATTTGCGCCCAACACTTTTGCACAAACTAAAATGGTAGGCGGTGCAGCCATGTACCCAACAAAAAATATTATCGAAAACGCCGTAAACTCTAAAGACCATACTACCCTTGTTGCCGCCGTTAAAGCTGCCGGCTTGGTTGAAACCCTGGAAGGCGACGGACCATTTACCGTATTTGCACCAACCAACGAAGCATTTGATAAACTACCTGCCGGCACCGTACCAACCCTGCTGAAACCAGAAAATAAAGCTATGCTAACCAAAGTATTAACCTATCACGTTGTTGCAGGCCGCCTAAGCGCCGCCGACCTGATGGCCAAAGTAAAAGCAGGCATGGGCAAAGCCGAATTAACTACTGTGAGCGGTGGCAAATTATGGGTGATGCAGGATGGCAAAAAACTTTACCTGGTTGACGAAAAAGGTGGAAAATCATGGATTACCATTGCCGATGTTTTCCAGAAAAATGGCGTGATACATGTAGTGAACACCGTTTTAATGCCAAATTAA
- a CDS encoding cupin-like domain-containing protein produces the protein MGLNLSQIDRVDQISKEDFVNNYLIPRKPLVIRKATETWPALQKWTFEYLKEVVGDQTVPLYNSAKADPTKPINASAAEMKFADYIDLIQREPTDLRIFLFDPIKHAPGLLEDYRSPKDLMGGFLDKYPNMFFGGAGSVTFLHYDIDLAHIFHTHFHGRKHVMLFDYKWRERLYCIPFATYALEDYDIEYPDFDKFPALDGIEGQETILEHGDTLFMPTGYWHWMKYLDGSFSISLRAWDKSWGVKAKSLYNLTVQRKFDDFMKKNFKKKYMDWKEELAVKRANKALADGEPV, from the coding sequence ATGGGTTTGAATTTATCGCAGATCGACCGCGTTGACCAGATCAGCAAGGAAGATTTTGTTAACAATTACTTAATTCCTCGTAAACCACTGGTAATACGTAAGGCAACCGAAACCTGGCCTGCCCTGCAAAAATGGACCTTCGAATATTTGAAAGAAGTTGTGGGCGACCAAACCGTTCCGCTTTACAATAGTGCCAAGGCCGACCCTACCAAACCCATCAATGCCTCGGCCGCAGAAATGAAGTTTGCCGACTATATAGATCTCATACAACGTGAGCCGACAGACTTGCGCATTTTCCTTTTCGACCCCATTAAACATGCACCCGGCTTATTGGAAGATTACCGCTCGCCCAAAGATTTAATGGGTGGCTTTCTGGATAAATACCCCAACATGTTTTTCGGTGGTGCAGGTTCTGTTACATTTTTGCACTATGACATCGATCTGGCCCATATCTTCCATACCCATTTCCACGGCCGTAAACATGTAATGCTGTTTGATTATAAATGGCGCGAAAGATTATACTGCATCCCCTTCGCTACCTACGCGCTGGAAGATTATGATATTGAATACCCTGACTTCGATAAATTCCCTGCTTTGGATGGTATTGAAGGACAAGAAACCATCCTGGAGCATGGCGATACCCTGTTTATGCCAACCGGTTACTGGCACTGGATGAAATACCTCGATGGATCGTTCTCTATCTCACTGCGCGCATGGGATAAATCGTGGGGTGTTAAAGCTAAAAGCCTGTATAACTTAACGGTTCAACGCAAGTTCGACGACTTTATGAAAAAGAACTTCAAGAAGAAATACATGGACTGGAAAGAAGAACTGGCCGTAAAACGCGCCAACAAAGCTTTGGCCGACGGGGAACCGGTATAG
- a CDS encoding cupin-like domain-containing protein yields the protein MSFILSPVDTVETIDQAEFTAKYLKPRRPLVIKGLTKDWPAREKWTPEFMKQTVGNKVVPLYDNSKADPSKPINSSAAEMPFDEYIDLIRSQPTELRIFFFNIFKQAPELLNDIILPKDLMGGFIESMPAMFFGGSNSVTFLHYDIDLPHIFHTHFGGTKHVILFENKWKRRLYCLPNATYALEDYDVLNPDIKAFPALEGVEGQQVILEHGDTLFMPTGYWHWMKYLEGSYSLSLRAWDASLSRKAASVYNLAMKGGLDSLLKMAFKGDYAKFREKTAIKWAEKALAAGKPR from the coding sequence ATGAGTTTTATCCTTAGTCCCGTTGATACGGTCGAAACCATTGACCAGGCCGAATTTACTGCGAAGTACCTGAAGCCACGCCGTCCTTTAGTTATTAAAGGGTTGACCAAAGATTGGCCGGCGCGCGAAAAGTGGACTCCCGAGTTTATGAAACAAACGGTTGGCAACAAAGTAGTGCCGCTGTACGATAACTCAAAAGCCGATCCATCAAAACCCATCAATTCATCGGCTGCCGAAATGCCTTTCGATGAATACATCGACCTGATTCGCTCACAGCCTACCGAACTCCGCATTTTCTTCTTCAATATTTTTAAACAGGCTCCCGAGCTTTTAAATGATATTATTTTACCGAAGGATCTGATGGGTGGTTTTATAGAAAGCATGCCAGCCATGTTTTTTGGAGGCTCAAATTCGGTTACATTTTTACATTACGATATCGATCTTCCTCATATATTTCATACCCATTTTGGGGGCACCAAACACGTTATTCTATTCGAAAACAAATGGAAACGCCGTTTATACTGCCTACCCAATGCCACGTATGCCCTCGAGGATTACGATGTGTTAAACCCCGACATCAAAGCTTTCCCTGCACTTGAAGGTGTAGAAGGCCAACAAGTAATCCTCGAACATGGCGATACCCTGTTTATGCCAACCGGTTACTGGCACTGGATGAAATACCTCGAAGGTTCATACTCGTTAAGTCTCCGCGCCTGGGATGCATCCCTAAGCCGCAAAGCCGCAAGCGTTTACAACCTGGCCATGAAGGGTGGTTTAGACAGCCTGCTCAAAATGGCATTCAAAGGCGATTACGCTAAGTTTCGCGAAAAGACAGCCATTAAATGGGCAGAGAAGGCCTTGGCTGCGGGGAAGCCGAGGTAA
- a CDS encoding DMP19 family protein, with translation MKTREELQSKWEEIVDKGFRNYESLSRAERVWFNLEPLTTGGLFDQYMNYGAEHIEKTIEDLVYLGLDDIAELIRQMNMLFPDETPPKDIDKRNEVIQKWTMDQEKQMDFIDEKFWEKCENLEKTLLAFINKSDL, from the coding sequence ATGAAAACAAGGGAAGAACTTCAAAGTAAATGGGAGGAAATAGTAGATAAAGGTTTCAGAAACTATGAGTCACTATCGCGAGCAGAGCGGGTTTGGTTTAACCTGGAACCACTTACAACCGGAGGACTCTTTGACCAGTATATGAACTATGGCGCTGAACATATAGAAAAAACTATTGAAGATTTGGTTTATTTGGGTTTAGATGATATTGCAGAATTAATACGTCAAATGAACATGCTTTTTCCGGATGAGACACCCCCAAAAGATATTGACAAACGAAATGAAGTAATCCAAAAATGGACAATGGATCAAGAAAAGCAAATGGATTTCATCGATGAAAAATTCTGGGAAAAATGTGAAAATTTAGAAAAAACACTTTTAGCGTTTATTAATAAGTCGGATTTATAA
- a CDS encoding YybH family protein, whose protein sequence is MKKSILSFILILLSIICFAQDKQAIIKVMAKQQQDWNRGDIDAFMQSYWKSDSLMFLGKKGPNYGWQITLDHYKKAYPDKAAMGQLSFKIIKVDVLDKTNAFVLGAWNLKREKDAPGGYFTLWFKKFNGVWKIVADHTS, encoded by the coding sequence ATGAAGAAGTCTATTCTCTCTTTTATCCTTATTCTTTTGTCCATTATCTGCTTCGCGCAGGACAAGCAAGCCATTATAAAAGTAATGGCCAAGCAACAGCAGGATTGGAACCGCGGTGATATTGACGCCTTTATGCAAAGCTACTGGAAATCGGATTCGTTGATGTTTCTCGGTAAAAAAGGCCCCAACTATGGCTGGCAAATCACCCTCGACCATTATAAAAAAGCCTATCCCGATAAAGCCGCGATGGGCCAGCTAAGCTTTAAAATAATTAAGGTTGATGTGCTGGATAAAACCAATGCCTTTGTACTGGGCGCCTGGAATTTAAAGCGCGAAAAAGATGCGCCGGGAGGTTATTTTACCTTGTGGTTTAAGAAGTTTAATGGGGTGTGGAAGATTGTAGCGGATCATACCTCTTAG
- a CDS encoding carbohydrate kinase family protein, with amino-acid sequence MNNQVLCYGEVLWDTFGKTRKAGGAPMNVAWNLKQQGKNVVFASSVGSDALGDELINFLQKNGLYSPLIQQDKDLPTCVVTVQLDEKQQATYTIPEPVSWDNIIVTPELLAQARNSSAIVFGTLACRETVTRNTLYELLDETSALTVFDVNLRAPHYQLDTIQTLAAKAKVIKMNEEEADLLIGRGSGTLKDKIIEFQRTYHPQTICVTRGDKGAILWHDDEFFEHPGFKVDVVDTVGAGDSFLATLTTGLLNNEPMQQIVARACCVGAFVTSKQGATPSYKIEEIVPF; translated from the coding sequence ATGAACAACCAGGTATTATGCTACGGCGAAGTTTTATGGGACACTTTCGGCAAAACCCGCAAAGCGGGCGGCGCACCAATGAATGTGGCCTGGAACCTCAAACAACAAGGCAAAAACGTAGTGTTTGCCAGCAGCGTGGGTAGTGATGCACTGGGCGATGAGCTGATTAACTTTCTGCAAAAGAACGGACTGTACTCGCCCTTAATTCAGCAGGATAAAGATTTGCCCACCTGTGTAGTTACCGTGCAGTTGGATGAAAAGCAACAAGCCACTTATACCATACCAGAGCCGGTATCATGGGATAATATCATCGTAACTCCCGAACTGCTTGCACAGGCACGCAATTCATCAGCTATTGTATTCGGTACGCTGGCTTGTCGTGAAACGGTTACGCGCAATACATTGTATGAATTATTGGATGAAACATCGGCTTTAACTGTATTTGATGTTAACCTGCGTGCACCACATTACCAATTGGATACCATACAAACCCTGGCTGCAAAAGCCAAGGTCATTAAAATGAACGAAGAAGAAGCAGACCTGCTGATTGGCAGGGGCAGTGGCACATTAAAAGATAAGATCATCGAGTTTCAACGCACCTACCACCCGCAAACTATCTGCGTAACCCGTGGCGATAAAGGCGCTATTTTATGGCACGACGACGAGTTTTTTGAACACCCGGGCTTCAAGGTTGATGTGGTTGATACCGTTGGCGCAGGCGATTCATTCCTGGCTACATTAACCACCGGTTTGTTAAATAATGAACCTATGCAGCAAATAGTAGCAAGGGCTTGTTGCGTTGGCGCTTTTGTAACCAGCAAGCAAGGCGCTACACCGAGTTATAAGATCGAGGAAATCGTTCCGTTTTAA
- a CDS encoding vWA domain-containing protein: protein MRGFGFSKYIPSEIPKGGFDELLKLFLELLNYTSGDAGEALQWLNELDKQYNITNDEYGMGDFIDELKQKGYLTEDNQNGEFNITAKAEQSIRQSALEDIFGKLKKSGKGNHRTPQSGQGDEKNAERREFEFGDSLDQIDITQSIHNAQINHGIGDFKMTERDLEVEEMDYKTLTSTVLMIDISHSMILYGEDRITPAKKVAMALAELIRTKYPKDTLDIVVFGNDAWPISLKDLPYLQVGPYHTNTYAGLELATDLLRRRKTHNKQIFMITDGKPTCLKEGTKYYKNSIGLDRKVVNKTLNMAAQCKRLKIPITTFMIAKDPYLQQFVRKFTETNGGKAFYSSLNGLGEYIFEDYIRNRRKTVR, encoded by the coding sequence ATGCGAGGATTTGGATTCTCCAAATATATACCCAGTGAAATTCCGAAAGGTGGGTTTGATGAGTTACTGAAATTATTTCTGGAATTACTGAACTATACGTCTGGTGATGCGGGCGAAGCTTTGCAATGGCTCAATGAGTTGGACAAGCAATACAACATCACCAACGATGAATATGGCATGGGCGATTTCATTGATGAGTTGAAGCAAAAAGGCTATCTAACGGAAGACAACCAAAACGGCGAGTTTAACATTACCGCCAAGGCCGAGCAAAGCATCAGGCAATCGGCTCTGGAAGATATTTTCGGCAAACTTAAAAAATCGGGCAAGGGCAATCACCGTACACCACAATCGGGACAGGGTGATGAAAAGAATGCCGAACGCCGCGAATTTGAGTTTGGCGATAGTCTGGATCAGATTGATATTACACAATCTATCCACAATGCGCAGATCAACCACGGGATCGGCGATTTTAAGATGACCGAACGAGACCTGGAAGTAGAGGAAATGGATTACAAAACCCTTACCTCTACCGTGCTGATGATCGACATATCACACTCGATGATTCTGTATGGTGAAGACCGGATTACCCCGGCCAAAAAAGTAGCGATGGCACTGGCCGAATTGATCCGCACTAAATACCCGAAAGACACTTTAGATATTGTGGTGTTTGGTAACGATGCCTGGCCTATCAGCCTAAAGGACCTGCCTTATTTGCAGGTTGGCCCTTACCACACCAATACCTATGCAGGATTGGAACTGGCTACTGACCTGCTTCGCCGACGTAAAACCCACAACAAACAGATTTTTATGATTACCGATGGTAAACCTACCTGCTTAAAGGAAGGTACCAAGTATTATAAAAACAGTATAGGTCTCGACCGTAAAGTGGTTAACAAAACCCTGAATATGGCGGCACAATGTAAACGTTTAAAAATACCAATCACCACGTTTATGATTGCCAAAGACCCTTACTTACAGCAGTTTGTACGTAAATTTACTGAAACCAACGGCGGCAAAGCTTTCTACAGCTCGTTAAACGGTTTAGGCGAATACATTTTTGAAGACTATATCCGTAACAGAAGGAAAACAGTTAGATAA
- a CDS encoding sigma 54-interacting transcriptional regulator, which translates to MSELLNIKTLGQLKKTSYKSRSVKEELRANLITQLKNKSEGFEGIIGYEDTVIPDLHTAILSRHNTLLLGLRGQAKTRIARLLVSLLDEYVPYIEGSELYDDPLAPISWFGRNEIATKGDDTPIAWVHRSDRYTEKLATPDVTVADLIGDVDPIKAATLKLTYADERVIHFGLIPRAHRGIFVINELPDLQARIQVSLFNILQEKDIQIRGFKLRLPLDIQFVFTANPEDYTNRGSIVTPLKDRIESQILTHYPRTLDISRRITQQEANLTADQIANVESDGLVKDLVEQIAFEARDSEYIDKKSGVSARLTISAYENLISNAERRMLINGEKNTFVRISDFLGVIPAITGKIELVYEGELEGPAKVANILVGKAIKTMMLQFFPDPEKAKKSKKGNPYTEIVSWFSEGNTLELIDDLSLPEYKKALNSVTGLKELVKQFHPRLAENQQLLLMEFVLHGLAEFSQLNKGFLNKGFTFADMFDSLFNLQADDEDLEDDRY; encoded by the coding sequence ATGAGCGAATTACTAAATATAAAGACCCTCGGTCAGTTAAAAAAAACCAGCTACAAAAGCCGGTCGGTTAAAGAAGAATTAAGAGCCAACCTTATCACCCAGCTCAAAAACAAAAGCGAAGGTTTTGAAGGTATTATTGGTTACGAGGATACCGTTATCCCCGATTTACATACTGCGATTTTATCTCGTCATAACACCTTACTATTAGGTTTACGCGGCCAGGCTAAAACCCGTATTGCGCGTTTACTGGTAAGTTTGCTGGATGAGTACGTGCCTTATATAGAAGGATCTGAATTATATGATGATCCTTTAGCCCCTATCTCGTGGTTTGGCCGCAATGAAATTGCCACCAAAGGCGATGATACCCCTATTGCCTGGGTTCACCGCAGCGACCGTTATACAGAAAAACTGGCTACGCCCGATGTTACCGTTGCCGATTTAATTGGCGATGTTGACCCAATTAAGGCAGCCACCCTGAAATTAACTTATGCCGATGAACGCGTAATTCACTTCGGCTTAATCCCGCGTGCGCACCGTGGTATATTTGTAATTAACGAATTGCCCGATCTGCAAGCCCGTATCCAGGTATCGTTGTTCAATATTCTGCAGGAAAAAGATATCCAGATCCGTGGTTTTAAACTGCGTTTACCGTTGGATATCCAGTTTGTGTTTACTGCTAATCCAGAAGATTATACCAATCGTGGATCAATCGTTACGCCGTTGAAAGACCGTATCGAAAGCCAGATCTTAACCCACTACCCACGCACACTGGATATTTCGCGCCGTATTACGCAACAGGAAGCCAACCTAACGGCAGATCAGATTGCCAATGTAGAATCAGACGGCCTGGTTAAAGACCTGGTTGAGCAAATTGCTTTCGAAGCACGCGATTCAGAATACATCGACAAAAAATCGGGTGTATCTGCACGCTTAACCATTTCGGCTTACGAAAACCTGATTAGTAACGCAGAACGCCGTATGCTGATTAATGGTGAGAAAAACACCTTTGTACGCATCTCCGATTTCCTGGGTGTTATCCCGGCCATTACCGGCAAAATAGAATTGGTTTACGAAGGCGAATTGGAAGGCCCGGCTAAGGTGGCTAATATTTTGGTTGGCAAAGCCATTAAAACCATGATGCTGCAATTTTTCCCTGATCCGGAGAAAGCTAAAAAATCTAAAAAAGGCAACCCTTATACCGAAATAGTAAGCTGGTTTAGCGAAGGCAATACACTGGAGTTGATAGACGATCTTTCATTACCGGAATACAAAAAAGCCTTAAACTCGGTTACCGGCTTAAAAGAGCTGGTAAAACAGTTTCACCCACGTTTGGCCGAAAATCAGCAGTTACTATTAATGGAATTTGTGCTGCATGGCCTGGCTGAGTTTTCGCAACTGAATAAAGGATTCCTGAACAAAGGTTTTACCTTTGCAGATATGTTCGACAGCTTGTTTAACCTGCAGGCCGACGACGAGGATCTGGAAGATGATCGTTACTAA